A stretch of the Lytechinus variegatus isolate NC3 chromosome 5, Lvar_3.0, whole genome shotgun sequence genome encodes the following:
- the LOC121415860 gene encoding degenerin deg-1-like — protein sequence MSNERFTYEKQDKDIAMHNLPKDQSATTEEMANYSEKAYAISDNDEYKKEGSRRIVDEFVDNATTHGIPRVLNSSRPSHSRLFWCAVTLIFIGAFLYQGTMLIISFIGRPTSTKISLVTEPRLEFPAVTICNLNMLRRSKLKGTRFEKLAALDRDHKVDGIGLDDSDYNWFFSSSEVSPSPGGETATTDAGLSSPAGRRRRALSADYSHDSIDDEYNFDDFRQVDDPDDWDALYNISKTSDFSNFKNLVNPTAQEIRELGHRAKDFILQCAFDTEPCSFKNFSVIQNAEYGNCFVFNNAHKLRRRRRTTTSRTGSQYGLHLTLMVEQPEYVGVISPNSGVKVAINDPRIYAFPEDDGIAASPGFATSIGITKTSISRLDYPYGDCISEHASYYQPEKYDFSQRSCTKMCLQKNLQSECSCVTDLLVNDTLCQFNIDKQVNCRKRIFKAFLKNKLKCDCTNPCKEIVFKPRISVSRWPAARFEGHLYDRLSVINRKAARILTNGAQSRNNLVRLSVFFEELNFEQVTESPLITVESLFGGVGGLLGLYVGMSFISIIEILVFISELIRSFCCPGSYSSNKTKVSGR from the exons GTTTACATACGAGAAACAAGACAAAGACATCGCCATGCATAACCTACCCAAAGACCAAAGCGCGACCACGGAGGAAATGGCCAATTATTCGGAGAAAGCATATGCAATATCCGACAACGACGAGTATAAGAAGGAAGGAAGTCGGAGAATCGTCGACGAGTTCGTCGATAACGCGACCACGCATGGGATTCCTCGAGTTCTAAACTCGTCCCGGCCATCGCACTCCCGCTTGTTCTGGTGTGCCGTCACCTTGATCTTTATAGGGGCTTTTCTCTACCAGGGTACAATGCTCATCATCTCCTTCATCGGTCGACCAACTTCTACGAAAATATCTCTTGTCACCGAACCAAGGCTCGAATTCCCTGCAGTCACTATTTGTAATCTGAACATGCTGCGGCGGTCAAAGCTTAAGG GTACCCGCTTCGAGAAACTGGCAGCTCTAGATAGAGATCACAAAGTTGACGGGATTGGATTGGATGATTCTGACTATAATTGGTTCTTTTCAAGTTCTGAAGTTTCTCCATCACCAGGAGGGGAAACAGCAACAACGGATGCAGGACTTTCTTCGCCTGCTGGTCGGCGACGTCGAGCACTTAGCGCCGATTACTCACATG ACTCCATTGACGATGAATATAATTTCGACGATTTCAGACAAGTCGATGACCCAGATGACTGGGACGCCTTATACAATATTTCGAAAACAAGTGATTTCAGTAACTTCAAGAACCTGGTCAATCCGACTGCACAGGAGATACGTGAACTTGGACATCGGGCTAAGGATTTTATTCTCCAGTGCGCCTTCGATACAGAACCGTGTAGCTTTAA aaatttcaGTGTCATTCAGAACGCTGAATACGGAAACTGTTTCGTGTTCAATAATGCTCATAAGCTGAGGAGAAGAAGACGTACAACTACATCAAGAACAGGATCTCAATATG GACTTCATCTGACTTTGATGGTAGAACAACCGGAATATGTGGGTGTCATAAGCCCTAATTCCGGGGTGAAGGTTGCCATCAACGACCCGCGCATCTATGCCTTCCCCGAGGATGACGGGATCGCAGCATCACCTGGATTCGCCACCTCCATTGGAATCACAAAG aCCTCCATATCTCGCCTCGATTATCCCTACGGTGACTGCATTTCTGAGCATGCGTCCTACTACCAGCCAGAAAAATATGACTTTTCCCAGCGTTCCTGTACGAAGATGTGTCTTCAGAAAAACCTGCAATCTGAATGTTCATGCGTCACAGATCTTCTCGTCAATGATACCCTGTGCCAGTTCAATATTGACAAACAAG taaattGCAGGAAACGAATCTTTAAAGCCTTCTTGAAAAACAAACTCAAATGTGATTGTACAAACCCTTGCAA AGAAATTGTGTTCAAACCAAGGATATCAGTATCAAGATGGCCTGCTGCAAGATTTGAG GGTCACCTGTACGACAGGTTGTCCGTAATCAACCGAAAAGCTGCGAGAATTCTCACCAACGGGGCACAATCGAG aAATAATCTTGTCCGCCTGTCAGTGTTTTTTGAAGAGCTCAACTTTGAACAGGTCACGGAATCCCCTTTGATAACG GTGGAATCACTTTTTGGAGGTGTAGGTGGATTATTAGGTCTCTACGTTGGCATGTCTTTTATATCAATAATCGAGATATTGGTCTTCATTTCCGAACTGATTCGCTCTTTTTGCTGCCCGGGGAGTTATTCATCAAACAAGACCAAGGTGTCTGGTCGCTAG
- the LOC121414997 gene encoding tyrosine-protein kinase receptor Tie-2-like translates to MSATASCPVTTLALGYTSTENGPVFDCITPCEDATVTFGRNVITDNSSVHSATDTPLSFRHHGNGYYSASLNTSSHQSYGVVYCAVTSQDEQSSVVPTIFVRSDARFIPTNGRFTKTVNKGDVNVTIYFTEITPTEAVKIWRFHPSSDSSQSSLLITSPSNVSSTVYAIPGEVDVSHAGVYELHLDGERHLSRAGLMRLLVRACPAGRYNVSSGCVHTCSSCYNGGICHDLTGKCICAIGFRGDNCQIIAACNEKVHGSCGWIHHGFQFCTLDPYGCSCLPGYKGLDCSTECDQGEFGASCGQKCHCMSGECDPFSGICTRVSDECEQGWAGLNCQECQIGRYGPNCICKYHDYTTLKKKKTVKIQAFTLAYEKPNRGESSRFSCIIERTVNLISTAQPVFELYRKLGNHSFNQINITPDKNGANNRIQEARFLVDNVVRQEVFYCTLFDVSRYRTEDLLADDPFIPPEIPSPPIVSRSTNDSVYLVWHPWNATTDVGDPPLMGYRVFYRMTSSLSHDFQELVKTELPEPSATVAGLTPDTDYVFGVAAVRPGPGGQGTRLDVRGRTKCLSPSGIPMSFSISPSKLPGTILLTWQNPPSANANCRSGYTGVRIYWEAVRSASTHAGYTDAHIGASDGYSLTVLDVNTRYVLFASMMNRDGEGPRSQQLESLVAKKGEHSIFIKKILQILI, encoded by the exons ATGT CAGCAACGGCATCATGTCCAGTGACTACCCTGGCCCTTGGCTACACCAGCACAGAGAATGGGCCTGTCTTCGACTGCATCACCCCTTGTGAGGACGCCACCGTGACGTTTGGGCGTAACGTCATCACCGACAACAGTAGCGTCCACTCTGCAACTGACACTCCTCTTAGTTTCCGTCACCATGGCAACGGATACTATTCTGCATCTCTGAATACATCTTCACATCAATCTTACGGTGTAGTCTACTGCGCAGTGACATCACAAGATGAGCAAAGCTCAGTGGTACCTACGATCTTTGTCAGATCTGATg CAAGGTTTATTCCAACAAACGGTAGATTTACCAAAACCGTCAACAAGGGTGATGTGAACGTGACCATATATTTCACGGAGATTACTCCGACTGAAGCAGTCAAGATCTGGAGGTTCCACCCATCATCGGATTCCTCACAGTCATCTCTTCTCATTACCTCACCTTCCAATGTATCTTCGACAGTCTACGCCATCCCAGGAGAGGTAGACGTCTCCCATGCTGGGGTCTATGAGCTTCACCTGGATGGCGAGAGGCACCTGTCTCGTGCAGGATTGATGAGACTCCTTGTTAGAG CTTGTCCTGCGGGTCGTTATAACGTCTCGAGTGGGTGTGTTCATACGTGTTCATCGTGCTATAATGGAGGAATATGTCACGACCTAACAGGAAAATGTATTTGTGCCATAGGATTTCGTGGAGATAACTGTCAAATTATTGCTG CTTGCAATGAAAAGGTTCATGGTAGTTGTGGATGGATTCATCATGGATTTCAATTCTGTACTCTTGATCCCTATGGATGTTCATGTTTACCAGGATACAAAGGATTGGACTGTTCAACAG aaTGTGACCAGGGAGAGTTTGGTGCAAGTTGTGGACAGAAATGTCACTGTATGTCAGGGGAGTGTGATCCATTTAGTGGGATTTGTACCCGAGTATCGGACGAATGTGAACAGGGTTGGGCAGGTCTGAATTGTCAAG AATGCCAAATCGGACGTTATGGACCAAATTGCATCTGTAAGTATCATGACTATACTactcttaagaaaaaaaaaacagtaaaaattcAAG CATTTACCTTGGCGTACGAAAAACCCAACAGGGGAGAGTCCTCCCGGTTCTCTTGTATCATCGAAAGGACTGTAAATCTAATCTCTACAGCACAACCAGTCTTCGAGCTCTACAGAAAACTCGGCAATCACTCATTCAACCAGATAAACATCACTCCTGATAAAAACGGTGCAAATAATCGCATTCAAGAAGCGAGATTTTTGGTTGATAATGTGGTCAGACAGGAAGTGTTTTACTGCACTCTCTTCGATGTCAGCCGCTACAGGACTGAGGATCTGTTGGCTGATGACCCTTTCA TTCCACCCGAGATTCCGAGTCCGCCTATTGTGAGCAGATCGACCAATGACTCCGTTTACCTGGTATGGCACCCATGGAATGCTACAACGGATGTGGGTGATCCTCCTCTCATGGGGTATAGAGTCTTCTACAGGATGACCAGTTCCCTGTCACATGACTTTCAAGAACTGGTCAAGACTGAGCTCCCAGAACCATCCGCAACAGTGGCTGGTCTAACTCCTGATACGGACTATGTATTTGGTGTGGCAGCGGTGAGGCCTGGACCAGGTGGCCAAGGAACCAGACTGGATGTTCGAGGTAGAACGAAGTGTTTAT CTCCTTCTGGAATACCAATGTCGTTTTCTATTTCTCCATCCAAACTTCCAGGAACCATTCTACTCACGTGGCAG AATCCGCCATCTGCCAACGCCAATTGTCGAAGCGGGTACACAGGTGTAAGGATCTACTGGGAAGCCGTTAGATCTGCGTCAACTCATGCTGGATACACAGACGCTCACATTGGCGCGTCTGACGGTTACTCCTTGACTGTACTGGATGTCAATACGAGGTATGTGCTCTTTGCTTCTATGATGAACCGAGATGGGGAAGGTCCAAGGAGTCAACAATTAGAGTCTTTAGTTGCTAAAAAGGGTGAGCActctatttttattaaaaaaatattacaaattttaatctaA